A stretch of DNA from Anopheles ziemanni chromosome 3, idAnoZiCoDA_A2_x.2, whole genome shotgun sequence:
ATGgccgaagaaaatggaaaatcttaGCCAAGAGCGTGCGGCGGCACGAGAGGCAGCAGAAATAACAAGGCAATCCTCTTAAGGCCCAGGATGTGggtaaatcttttttttttctctctccacaacacaacaaccGTTACCCCGCGACCCAGCCAGACACCTCTACCTGCCACCCGATAGGAGCCTACCTTACGACCCCGTCCAGTTAGTCAGTGCCGATCGATGGGCGATAACCCGTAACGAAAGtgataaaaatggaaacgaaaggGATTTTTCATCTCTCTTCTTCGTTCGCCCAAAATGCGTACGGCCGGTCGTataaactaataaaataaagGCGAATATGTGAATGTGGGCCACCTTCTGCGGCACCGGCACCGGATTTCCAACTTTTTAGAACCCAAATGGCCACAGAGGCTCCCTCGGGGGGGGGTTCCAAAGTAGCAGTTCCACGCATTTTGAAGCATCATGCATGAATTTGTACCTTTTCGTCTTgtgctctctttctctatctcACTCTCTCCCTATGTCCCTCActctctctttcactctcGGTCACTGTTGGAGTCGTTCCGaaaggttttaaaataataataataataataaagcgAACTTTTATCTGCATATCCACTCTTTCGTGCGCTGACTTTATAGTCGCGAGGAAGCTGCAATTTACGTATTCTAACCCCTCCAGGCACTCCCCAAGACCCGGTTTTGGTCGGTCCCTgcaaaagattcatctccacctCCTTCTTCTGGTCAACAATTGTGctattttgtatgtttgtgcCAAAAGGGAGAAAACGAATCGGTGGATAAAAGTAAAGTTTATTGGGCCGTTTTTCGTCCCAAGCCCAGCTGAAACCCTCGGAGCGTTGCTGTTGGCGTGGGTTTATCGCTGGAAAAGATAaagtttcagttttttttttcctgtttattAGCTTTagctacttttaaaacttGTCGAAGAGGATTATCGACCACGTACTACTTGGGAAGATTATAAATTTCACATAATGATTATGCAAAGCTGCTAAAACGTGATGACTTTGGAAGAATCTTTTGCCCGGTCAAGCTACAAATAAATTGCACAAAATCACCTAGAAAAATAATGATGGGATATTTGCGGTATAAAATTCCTGTGTCGAACTGGTTTTCACGTGGAtcgatttattatttgttttctcaaCATGCTCAATACACGCTGGCAAACTGCACTTTTTGCGTTGCACATGGTATAAACTACCTACACACGCTTTATAAACAACCCCAACGAAGTTGCAAAGTAATGGAGTAGGTAACCGCTGGCTAATCCATCCTTCCATCTGTGCATCGATCAGTCAGATTGGACGTGGGTTCGTGCTGTTGTAAAACCTTACACGatgctttattttttgccTTTCCTTTTATACTCCTCTCGACACTAAATCCTGCCCTCCTGCCTTGTTGGCAGGCAGTCGGTTTGGgattgtatttttatgtcGATGCTTGCCTGCGCTTTGGCCAGGCTGGTTGTTATACTTGCCCTTCGCCTGCGTTGCGCCCTTCCACCTCAGCGTTGGTGATGCTCCGCGGTCATCGACGTCTGGCCAGAAGAAACTCGAAGGTACGGTCGCTAGGGTTTATCTCTTAATTTATCTGCTTCTTTTTATCTaacctgtgtgtttgtgtgtttgtaagGCTCCAATGGTGTTCGGTCCAAATAGTAGCTCGTTCTGGAGGCTGCCTAGAGCGTATTCCGAAATAAAACCCAAGAGCGACGTCGAACGAGAGATCGAGGAAAGGTGCGCCGGAGTGAGGACGCACGGAAGTACCACGCCCGATGACGTTTGGAGCTCCGTAGTAGGCAGCGCGCATGTTACCTGGAAACCAGCTGTTTGAGAAACCGATTCGCttctggtggtgttggtgcgaACGTCCTGCAAACGAAACCGGCTGATCTGTTCGAATTGCGCATCCACAAACGAACGGAATCCGAACGAACGCGGGCGAACAGCCGAGCCGGTCCTTTCTGCGCCTCGGAGGAACAAGGACACCGCATTGGCAAGGGCTGTCTCTGCTCTGGTTGGGGGGAGCAGAAGGGGATACCAAATTCGCTCGAATACAATGGAGCTATCTACTAGCGCCGCTCGagaacgaaacacaaaacaagcCCACCAGAAAAGGATAGCAGAAAATGGGAAATACTCACAAAAAACGCAgacatcctttttttctattttctcccGGCTGGCTGGCTCCCTTCCATTAGGCGTGCTCCCAGCTGTACGGTGGCCATTTTTGTtggcgtgagtgtgtgtggatgCGCACGGTTCGCCCCAACACCAACACTGGCTGCCGCAATCGATTGTCGGGAGGCCAATTTGGAGCTTATCCTCTCACTACAATTATGTGATGTCCTGAAGTACATTCCGGCGCAAGGTCGACGAACGCAAAGGAACCAGGCAACTCCTGGAACaagtctgttttttttctttcattctttcAATGCAATCAttttcaggaaaaaaaaattaacgatGATGTTGCCGTTTCAGGACGTTGGACGATCTTTTCCGAgtgaattgatttttcttacACAACTGTCTcttaaaatgtgttaaattTACTAATAAAAAACATAGGGTTTGTAGGGGTTACTATAATACACTGAAAGTGAATTGCTATGATCTGAAAAGTTCcttaggaaaattaaaatgcgACTGAAACCGAAAAGGACTGCAGAAACGAGGGAAAACCCTTCACAAACTAGAAATGATGAATAGAACATATTGAAcgaaaatcactctgaaagAAATAATCTCATGGTTAACCATAAGAACCTTTCCCCACTTCACGACCGAAACCAATTTGCAGAGCCGCGCGTTGTAGAAACTTTTTATCGGAAACGATCCATTAAACACGAGATAAAATGTGGATGGCTCATTAATTAAACCTCCCTGATGATTGATGCCTGCATTTACCAACTCTTGGCCCACGACCACACGGGTACAAAGTTTGGAATGCTTTCACTCCACTTCAACCATCGCTCGCATGCCAGGCCGGTGGCGTCATAAGCACCGCTTGACCTATTTAAACCCGTTTCGCACAAACGTTCTCACAACACCTTGCATGCGCCCACGGAAGTAACAAACGGAGGAAAACATCTTCATTTCGCTGTCATCATTCAACCCTTAAATCATCCCACCCACCCATGCCAGCCCAACCCCACataacacaaataaaaacgccattaaaattgtttttgttttaaccttTTTgcgattattattttcttctttgattTCGCTTCCCCTCCTTCCACCTCCCCCCTTGCCTACCGTTCTTCAGCATCACCGTACAATGTGTTTTCGTCCAACACTTTCTTCGCGTTCGCGAtgtgtttgcatttttcttccgcttttTATTATATACTTCCTGCACTGTCTTAttgtgtgttgtttgaatgtttgtgAGAGAGTGTTTGTCTGTCCTGTTTTCCTGTCTGTCCCGGTCGGTCCATTCGTCTGCCAATGGgttattcgtttgttttactgtgtgtctatgtgtgtgtgtgtgtgtgctcgtcTGTAGGTTGCTTCGTGTTTCCTTTGTTGCTCTGttctttaattaaataattaaattatcatAATTTATACACAGATTacttgcattttctttttttttaacctctCATGTTTTTGCCTTTTCTCGCTGTCAGTTAGTTGCTATTCGCGTATTTCCGTTCCCGTCATTTACTGTTTCTGTCCTTCGtttcctgttgtttttttttcttttcttcactgCTCTTCGTTTTAATCGTCCCTTGCTACGGCTACAACACGGCTTTCCTGTTTCTCCCAGTCAACTTCTCCTCCATCCCATTGACTTCATCACACTTGGTTTTCctacttttgttttatgttttttttttgttcacatgatttttttcctctttcgttTTATTCAGTTCCTTTCATTCCACTACTATTAttatcagttttttttgttacattatTCTTATAGTTACTATTACTAGTTTCAGTTtacttgttttattattcttgTTTACCCTCGTGGCGGTCCCTACTCGATATCCCTGCCACCGCACGCTGCAGGACCGCACGCCTTCGCTTCACATTGTAAATTGGAATTTCTAGCTTCTGTGccggtttttcttctgtttgccTCTCCTAGGGGTTTCCACCTTTTACTACCTTGCCTACTAAACGTTTATTATCAGCGAAATAGTTGCGATGACTAAACTTTGACttgacaacgacaacgacattGACGCATGTCGGTCTGACTGAGTGAGTGTATGTATTCGTACGCCTGTACGCATATGTGTTGCGTGTTTCTGTGTTTGTCATCCGTGAGTGTGCAtgtggtttcaattttttttccatatccATTTTTCGGCCCACCCTTCGGCTCCGTTCATCGTTCCCATTCAGTCCTTCCGGATTTTCCGCGCACCCCCCCACTTCCATCCAGTCAACTATTTACAAACAAGTTACATACACATAGGGTTTTCCGCTGTTCTGCTTTAACTGCATgtagtttttatttcgctcTTTGCTgaatgtttttccaccccacaGCTTTCCGTATGGTTAATTTTATGCTAAGGTTGTAGGTTTTGCCCGTGTAATTTGTTATCCGTTTTGTTTATGCTTTAAGTTTTGCACATTCCTATTCTACTGTTACATAAGACTTGTGTACGCTTACATCGTTATTTTCCTCATTTCCTTCAAAAACACACAGATTTGCATGACCATCCGCCATCCTCCCGTCGGGCCACGACGGCCGAGCCATCGCGCACCAATTCGCCGGGGCCAGCCAGACAGCTGCCCCACTCGGCCCGGTACGCTTTCCATCGCTTTGTCCCAATTCCGCAAATAACTAAACTGTGCCCTGCATCTCTGCCAACGTTTTGCCAACCAGAGAGAGAAGGTGTGTTTGAGTATACTTTTGTTCCATTACTTTTAGCATGCTGTGTATTTCGAACCACTTTTTGATGCGTCTAAATGAGTGTTTACCATGTTTGCttatttgtttccattttggtTTGCTGATTTTATTCGTCGTTagcatatttattttatcattgttTTCATGCATGTCCATTACTTCCTATACCGAATATTCATTTgcatagtgtgtgtgtgtgtttcgtttgttaTGATAGATTTTGTCGGttcgttttcattgttttagTATTGCGGTGTTCCAAAAACAAGTCTATAGTATTCCAGGGTTCGTTTGTAAACATCCAAAGAACGTATTGTATTGAGtttgattatttgttttgtttgctcgtttctcttttttgtgtcttttgtatttttttttggttgctttCTCGCTTTAGTTAGAtttcgtagtttttttttatgactaTTTTTCAGCTTACAGTTTCGCATGCAATAACTTGGCATTAAGTATACGTCTTACCTTCTCTATTCGATTATGTCAGTACTGTCAGTAGATAGAGGCTAGCGGAAAACCAATGTTCACTATGCGGACAACCGATGGCGGCAAGAGACATACATGAGCTACGTGAGAAGACGTGAAGACGTCGACTGATGGATGCACAGAGTGATACACAGAAGGATAGTTTAGGTAAATAAAAAGATGATCAGAAAAGGAGATAGTTGCCTCAAACCCGCTAGCATTGAGGGAGTGAAGGATACGCAAAACATAACGGGCATAACAAAACAACGTAATAAAGATAATAAAAGAGTAAAGGTAAACGAAAGAGTATAATAATAAATAGGTACACCTCTATGCGTTTAGTCGAAACGAACATGAAACACTGGCATTTTTGACGATTCAATCATCACAGTGTATGTGAATAATAGGCATAACGTCTATCAGATCTATGCAACTGGAAGGAATGGAACATGTTCCAGCAGCAAATGGCGACGATACTAGATAGTATGGGCTGAAATCTCATGCGATAGAAGAGCGGCGCTTTGCAgttgaagaaaacgagaaCGAGCTCAAACACGCCCGAAAGGATAAACACAACACACTCCACATACAGTATACAAGACCCACATGCACAAGAATACAGAAAGAATAAACGAACGAGAACCCACGCACAACTAAACAGGGCAACAACAAAACTACGTTTGCCACAACGCGCAACAAGACGGAGCAAAACCAGCGAAAGAAGACACCACCGAGTGAAGTATGGCCACCGTTTCGGTTCGGTCGATACGTCCAGCGACGTCCAACATGATTAGTGACGACCTCCGGGGGTGCCCATTTCCGGTCTCGGCATGGCGTACAGCCCCGGGGTTTGCTCCGTCGCCCCAGCCCCCATCATTATGCAGTCGTGTTGCGCGATTGCGCCTTTCTTTGGAACATAGATAGATTAATTGTCAATTGGATTACTAACATAGCTAAACAGTGGTTGGTCTAAATGTAATTTTGTCATTCCACGActgaatttatttacttttatatgTTTCTCGGTCAACTTTTCTACTCGTTCTAGGTATGCATTTTCCTGCTATGCCACGCCTTCCCCTTTCCTTTCATTCATCACTAGGTTTTTTGCATTGCATATGCGCTTTCCTCTGAAGGTAATGTGAAAAATCAAGATATTGAGGctagatagtttttttttgttgatgttgttgttgttgttgttgtgttgttgttgtaataTGTATATAGATATATGTATATTATATCCCGTACTATCGTTCCATTAAAGCCAAACACTCACTACGTCGGACACGGCAgaatttcttttgcattttccacCTAGCAACGAAAAGTcccgttggtttgtttttgttttattcgttttatttGCCTACTACCTTCGCCTAATGCCGAAAGAACGTCCGgatgttttcttcgttttctcttttccctcatgttttttcttcttctacatacgttccctccctcccaccgATTCCCTCGCTCGCTTGCATCATAGTCTTCGATTTgggttatccttttttttccatcttttagCTGAAGTTTAATTGGGAGTAAAAACTACTatcacatttaaatttgcaacaaaaaagttGCTGTCTATTTTATATATCCATTTCGCACACTACCTCCTGCGTCTCGTCCTTTGTCGTCCGGGACGgcacaccatcaccaccaccgccaccgtcgtCCACCGGGTCCGCAGCAGGTCGCCCCGTGAGTTGGCCGCTTTAGAATCACACGTTGTAGCAGGACACCTGCTGCATGGGCGGGAAGGCCGCCGTCATGAGCGGCGTGAAGCTGGAGCTCATCATGTACGGATGCAGCCGGTGCGAGGCCCGCTGGTGCTGGCGGTATTTGGCCGCGAACAGCAGCTTCTCGGAGGCttcggccgccgccgccgccgctgccgctgccgctgcaGCCGCCACCGCAACCTGATGGTTGtggtgatgttgctgctgttgctgttgctgctgctgctgctgatggtgcagatgctgctgctgctgctggtgatgatgttgctgctgctgctgctgttgctgattgTGTTGCAACTGCtggcgatgttgttgttgttgctgctgctgctgtgagtgatgttgctgatggtggtggtgttgctgctgttggtactgctgttgctgctggcgaGCGGCCGCCAGCTTGTTGCAGGCCGCCAGATGCTCCGGACCGGCCGCGTGGTAGTCCCGGGGGATGGCGGCGGCCATCGAGCTCTTGTCCTGCGAGCTGGCACCGGTCGCCGCCGCCTCCCACAGGCTGAGGTCCGTGTTGACGACGCTCGTGCTGCTACTGCTATTATTACTATTACTAGTGCTAGTGTTGCTGTTGGTGCCTCGGTTACTATTACTACTGTACACAGCACAGCCGCCGGCGCCGGACAGCATCGCGTCCCGCTTGCCCCCGCTGCCCCGCTGGTAGGACAGGGGCGGCAGGTTGGCCGCGGCCATCACGCCCGCCTTCAGTGGGAGCGACTCGGGCCCGGCCTGGAAATCGCGGGGCACTGCCGCCGCCATTGAAGTCTTCTCGATGTCGCCCCAGCCCCGGGGGCCTCCGCCTGCGCCGCCACCCTCCACCAGGCCACTGCTGACACCGTTGGCGGTGCTATTGTACACGGCGCAGCTGGCCGGCATAaggtggtgctgctgttgttgctgaagctgctgctgctgctgctgctgctgctgatgctgttgctgctgctgctgctgttgcagctGATGCTGACTCATACCCGTATTACTTGCGTTGCGCTTCATCGACGCGCTAGTGACACTTTTGGATTTGTTGCTACTGCTGACGGCGTTGCTGCTGGCCGTCGAGTAGCCGGTGGCCACCTTGCTGCCGGGGTAGCCGGTGCCACCGTTGCGGAcaaccacaccaccaccaacacccgcCCCGGTGGCGCCGGCACAGTCCGACGAACCCATATGGTACCGGTTCCAGTCGGTGTT
This window harbors:
- the LOC131288988 gene encoding centrosomal and chromosomal factor-like translates to MAMAACYPTYDHMTGGSTNVGSVQQLQQQQQSPVAATSQLHHLSSRLSAAAAAAAVAAAASSSRSVPKDFSIPLHVDCSVEYELPNQAKPPVGARVEPLLMIHPCYFRKMESQRRSPFVNNMPNSSRSSGSSMAAKNAAGVSSSGSSSSAGNGTNSSANSSSASGTDSSLVNGGCSTAAGSRRNSSALKSSSSTAASSQFLQLHLDDYVQRQMHRSTAATSQQQQQQQQQHYAAVSNTAGGHMQQQQQQHLHQQQHLSRHQGQQHHHHQSQQHLTSQSASQYNLTSQSQSQQQQQQQQSAANTDWNRYHMGSSDCAGATGAGVGGGVVVRNGGTGYPGSKVATGYSTASSNAVSSSNKSKSVTSASMKRNASNTGMSQHQLQQQQQQQQHQQQQQQQQQLQQQQQHHLMPASCAVYNSTANGVSSGLVEGGGAGGGPRGWGDIEKTSMAAAVPRDFQAGPESLPLKAGVMAAANLPPLSYQRGSGGKRDAMLSGAGGCAVYSSNSNRGTNSNTSTSNSNNSSSSTSVVNTDLSLWEAAATGASSQDKSSMAAAIPRDYHAAGPEHLAACNKLAAARQQQQQYQQQQHHHHQQHHSQQQQQQQQHRQQLQHNQQQQQQQQHHHQQQQQHLHHQQQQQQQQQQQHHHNHQVAVAAAAAAAAAAAAAEASEKLLFAAKYRQHQRASHRLHPYMMSSSFTPLMTAAFPPMQQVSCYNV